The Callospermophilus lateralis isolate mCalLat2 chromosome 3, mCalLat2.hap1, whole genome shotgun sequence genome has a segment encoding these proteins:
- the Cox16 gene encoding cytochrome c oxidase assembly protein COX16 homolog, mitochondrial translates to MVAPAVLRALRKNKTLSYGVPMLLLVVGGSFGLREFSQIRYDAVKIKIDPELEKKLKMNKVSLESEYEKIKDSTFEDWKNIRGPRPWEDPDLLQGQNSETLKTKTT, encoded by the exons ATGGTTGCACCAGCAGTGTTGCGTGCCTTGCGCAAAAACAAGACCCTTAGCTACGGAGTCCCGATGTTG TTGCTGGTTGTTGGAGGTTCTTTTGGTCTTCGTGAATTTTCACAAATCCGATATGATGCTGTGAAGATTAAA aTTGATCctgaattggaaaaaaaactgaaaatgaaTAAAGTATCTTTAGAGTCAGAGTATGAG AAAATAAAGGACTCTACTTTTGAAGACTGGAAGAATATCCGAGGTCCCAGACCTTGGGAAGATCCTGATCTACTCCAGGGTCAAAATTCAGAAACCCTTAAGACTAAGACAACATGA